ATTGAAAAGGATGTTTTAGACATATTAAAAAGATATATAGCTATTCCTAGCTATACAAATACCAAATCAGAGCGTCTAGTAGAGCAGTTTTTGATGAGCTATTGCAAAACTCAGCCTTATTATCAAGCTAATCCTGATTACTATGGACTTTATAAAATAGAGAACGATCCTCATAATAGAAGAGTTTTTTGGAATATGGTTAAAGGAACTGGCAATGAAACAATAGTATTCATCCATCACTCCGATATAGTAGAAATAGATGATTATGGTAGATTTAAATCAGATGCTTTTAATCCAGAGCCACTTATAGGAAAGCTTAGACAAATAAAAGAGACTTTTGATGAAGAAATAAAAACGGATCTTGATTCAGGCGATTACATTTTTGGAAGAGGAACTGCTGACATGAAAGGCGGAGGAGCTATTCAGCTCGCACTTATGAAGCAGTATGCCAAGGCAGAAAATTTTAAAGGAAATATAGTTCTAATCGTTGTACCAGATGAAGAAAATTTATCAGCTGGCATGAGAGGAGGAGTAAAGCTTTTAAGCACTTTAAAGGAAATCTATGGCTTTGATTATAAGCTTATGATAAATTCTGAACCTCATAGAAGAGAGGATGAAGCAAAGGGCGCTTTTTATGAAGGCTCGATAGGAAAGCTTATGAGCTTTGTCTATGTAAGAGGAGTGCTTGCCCATGCAGGTAATGTACTAGATGGCTTTAACCCAGTAAATCTAATGAGTGAAATAGTAAGAAGAACTGAGATTAATATGGAGCTAGCAGACAGTCTTGATGATGAGGTGACAGTGCCGCCTACTTGGCTATATATGAAAGATAGCAAGAGCTTTTATGATGTATCGCTTCCTCTTAGCATGTATGGATGCCTGAGCGTACTTACTCTTAGTAACACCCCTAAGGACATACTTCTAAAGCTAGAAAAAATATGCACAGATTCATTTGAGAATGTCCTCGAAACCATGAAGAAAAACTATGAGGTATATAGCAGGTATCAGACTAAGCCTATGAATTACAAGGTAAAGGTCAAGGATTTTTATGGCATATACACTGAAGCAAAGAACCTCTATGGAGAAAGCTTTGAAATGGCATATAAGGAAAAGTTCTCAAAACTAAAAACTGGCTTTGCCTCAGGAGAGCTTACTATGCTAGATGCGAATTTTGAGCTAGTGGATTTTGTAATAGGCTATATTCCAAGTGAGCCTACTGTAGTTTATGGACTTATGCCGCCTTATTATCCTCATGTTTCAAATAAATTATTTGAAAATACGGACCCTAAAATCACAGCTTTAAATAATTTAATTAACGAGTTTACGGTGGCGAATTTTGGAGAACAATACAATAAGGTTAATTTCTTTCCAGGAATTTCAGACCTGAGCTATACCAATGTTATAAATGCAGATGAAACGAAAAAGGCTCTAAAAGATGCTATGCCTTTGTTCGAGACTTTATATGATGTTCCTATAGAGGATATAAAGGAAATAGCTATGCCGTGCGTAAATATTGGACCATGGGGAAAAGACCTTCACAAGCTGACCGAGAGAGTATATAAAGTAGATTTATTAAATCGTACGCCTAGGCTCATAGACCATGTGCTTCAAAATATTCTAGGATAAGAGAAAATGACGATAAAAAGTTGCTAGGAGGAAATGAATGAAAAAAATTTTTTCAGCAGGGATGTTTGTACTTATCTACCTTGCTGTATACTATGTGTTTCAGTACACATATATTATAGTAGCAACAACATATTACTATGTTTCAGATACTAAGCTACAAAACCTAGAAGTCATGGACTGGTTAAATAACAAGCTTCCATCGGCGATAGTTTTTGCAGCTGCGATATCCTTTTTAGTATATGCATGGATAGTAAAGGCTTCTAAGAAAAAGGATATATTCGATTACTGCAAATTCAATCCTATATCACTACCAAAAACTACAGCGCTTATTCTTGCAGGGCTTTCGCTAGTGTCTCTAAATGCTCTTGTAGTAGTAGGTATAAGCATGTTACTTCCAGAAGCATACGAAGCTCACGTAGAAAACATGATGGGGCTTACCTCTTCTGGTGGATTATGGATGATATTTAGTGTAGGACTAGCTGCTCCATTTATAGAGGAAGTCATGTTTAGAGGACTTATAACAAATGAGCTAGATAGAGTCATGTCCTATAAATGGGTGCTTTTTATTCAGGCACTGCTGTTTGGACTTTATCATATGAATGTAGCTCAAGGCATCTATACCTTTATACTAGCTATATTTATGGGACTTACACTTCACTGGACAAACTCTATCTGGGCGCCTATGATTATTCATATAGCAAACAATCTTTCGAGTGCCCTTATGTCAGAATATATAGATGCAAGCTCTGATATTGTAAACATTGGATTTGGAATATGGATAGGCTTATCGCTTTTATTTATTCTTCCATTTACTTTAAAATATCTATATAAAACTAGAAATGAGTGGACATCTGAGGAATACTAAAAAAGAAATCGTCTATTAATGTAGTAAAAGTTTACTAACGACTTAGGAAATCTTGATACATGAAAATAAAAAATTAGACGTTTTATTGACGCACAGATTTATAATTTACAACCTATAAAATTATGATAGTATGTCAGTAAATGCCTACAAAATCGAACTTTTTATATGACAAATGGGAAAAGAGGCTAGCTTCATTTTTAATGAATTGGTCTCTTTTTTTAGAATTAAATCAATTTAGCAAACTTACACTCATTATAAAATCTTCAAAATAATGTTAAAATTTAATTAATAAGCTAGACTAAAATTTGACGGATATGATTTATCCTATAAACATCGAGTTATGTAAAAAGATTAGGAGGAGAAAAAATGCAAAACATCATTTTAACAGGAAATACTCTTACACTTGAGGACTTAGTAGAAGTAGCAAGACATGGGGCTACAGTTGAGCTAAGCGAAGAAGCTAGACAAAATGTAATTACATCTAGAGCTATAGTTGAAGATATAGTTGCAAAAGATAAGGTAGTATACGGAATAACTACAGGATTTGGTGAGTTTTCTAAGGTTAAGATTTCTCAGGAAGACTGTGCTCAGCTACAGGAAAACCTTATCAGATCTCATGCTTGCGGATATGGGCCATATTTTACTACTGATATAGTAAGAGCTATCATGCTTACTAGAGCAAATGCACTTTCTAAAGGATATTCAGGAGTAAGACCTCAGACACTTGAGACTCTTATTGCTATGCTAAACAAAGGCGTTCATCCTCTAGTTCCAGAAAAAGGTTCATTAGGAGCATCTGGAGACTTAGCTCCATTATCACATATGGTTCTTCCTATGCTTGGACTAGGAGAAGCAGAATATCAAGGCGTACATATGAGCGGAAAAGAAGCTATGGATAAAGCTGGCATTCCTATAATTAAATTAGATGCAAAAGAAGGTCTTGCACTTATAAACGGAACTCAGGTGCTTACATCTACAGGAGCTCTTGCAGTTTATGATGCAATAGGCTTAATCAAGCTTAGCGATATTACAGCAGCTCTTAGCGTAGAGGCACTTAGAGGTATTACTGATGCTTATGATCCACGTATTCACGTGATTCGTAACCAAAGAGGACAGATGGTTACTGCTAAAAATATGCTTAAGCTACTTGAAGGAAGTACTTATGCAACAAGACAAGGCGAGTTAAGAGTACAAGATGCTTACTCATTAAGATGTGTGCCTCAAGTTCACGGTGCTTCAAAAGACACTATATTATATGTAAAAGAAAAAGTTGAGCTAGAGCTAAATGCAGTAACAGATAATCCAATAGTTACAAGAGAAGGCGATATCATCTCTGGAGGAAACTTCCACGGCGAACCTATGGCAGTAGTATTTGACTTTTTAGGAATAGGAGCAGCTGAAATAGGAGGTATTTCTGAGAGAAGACTAGAAAGACTTATCAATCCTCAATTAAATGACCTTCCAGCTTTCTTAACAAAAGACGGAGGCCTAAGCTCAGGATTTATGATTACTCAGTATGCAGCAGCGGCTTTAGTATCAGAAAATAAAATACTTGCTCACCCTGCATCAGTAGATTCTATACCTTCATCTGCAAACCAAGAAGATATAGTAAGTATGGGAACAATAGCTGCTCGTACAGCTAGAGATATAATAGATAATGTTAAAAGAGTTCTTACTACTGAGCTTATGGCAGCTTGCCAGGCTATAGATTTTAGAGCAAATGATGGATTTGTTCTAGGAAAAGGAACTCAGCCAGCTTACGATGTAATCAGAAGAGATGTAAAGTTTATGGAAAGAGATAATGACATAGAAATGTACAAAGAGCTTGATAAAATAACTGCTCTTATAGATTCTCGTGAAATCCTGACTGCAGTTGAAAAAGCTGTTGAGTTAGAGTACTAAAATTTTGATTAAAAGTATTTGATTATATAGAAAGGTGGAACTTCAAATTATGATGAAGAATACTGAAATTGCAGGAGCTATGACAATTAAACTAGATGACTTCTTACCTGAGATGCCAAAGTTTGAGGAAGGTATCAGAAGAGCTCCAGACAGAGGATTTAGACTGACAAAAGAGCAAACAGAGGTAGCACTTAAAAATGCACTTAGATATATACCTGAAAAATACCATGCTCAAATGATTCCTGAGTTTTTAGAAGAACTAACTACAAAAGGAAGAATCTATGGATATAGATTCAGACCAGAAGGTAGAATCTACGGAAAATCTATCAATGATTACAAAGGAAACTGCGTAGAGGGTAAAGCTTTCCAAGTTATGATAGACAACAACCTAGACTTTGAAATCGCGCTATATCCATATGAGTTAGTAACTTATGGAGAAACAGGAAGCGTATGCCAAAACTGGATGCAATATCAATTAATCAAAAAATACCTAGAAGTTATGACTCAAGATCAAACTCTAGTAATAGAATCAGGACATCCGCTTGGATTATTCAAATCAAAGCCTGATGCACCTAGAGTTATCATCACAAACGCCCTTATGATAGGTATGTTTGACAATATGAAAGACTGGGAAATAGCTGAGCAGATGGGTGTTGCAAACTATGGACAAATGACTGCTGGAGGCTGGATGTATATAGGACCTCAAGGTATAGTTCATGGAACTTACAACACACTTCTAAATGCAGGAAGATTAAAGCTAGGTCTAGGAAAAGATGCAAACCTAGAAGGAAAACTATTCATAACTTCAGGACTTGGAGGAATGAGTGGAGCTCAAGGTAAAGCATGCGAGATTGCAAAAGGTGTGGCAATAATAGCTGAGGTAGATGAGTCTCGTATAGAAACTAGACATTCTCAAGGCTGGGTAAGCAAGAAATCAGCAGATTTAAAAGAGGTATTTGCATGGGCTAAAGAAGCTCAAGAAAGCAAAACATCAATATCTATTGCTTATCATGGAAATATTGTAGATGTATTAAAATACGCTGTAGACAACAACATTCATATAGATTTACTATCTGACCAGACATCTTGCCATAACGTGTATGACGGCGGATACTGTCCAGAAGGCATTACATTTGAAGAGCGTACTAGACTATTAGCGCAGGAACCAGAAAAATTCAGAGCTATGGTAGAGTCTACACTTAAGCATCACTATGAGCTTATCAAGACGCTTACATCAAGAGGAGTATACTTCTTTGACTACGGAAATGCATTTATGAAATCAATCTATGATGCAGGAGTAAAAGAAATAGCTAAAAATGGTATAGACGAAAAAGACGGCTTTATCTGGCCATCATATGTAGAAGACATTATGGGACCACTGCTATTTGACTATGGCTACGGACCATTTAGATGGGTATGCCTTACAGGAGACCATGAAGATTTAGTAAAAACTGATAGAGCAGCTATGGACTGCATCGATCCAAATAGACGTTACCAAGACCTTGATAACTACAACTGGATAAGAGATGCTGAAGAAAACAAGATGGTAGTAGGTACTCAGGCTAGAATTCTTTATCAAGATGCAGAAGGTCGTGTAAATATAGCTCTTAAATTTAACGATATGGTTAGAAAAGGCGAAGTAGGACCGATAATGCTAGGTAGAGACCACCACGATGTATCAGGTACAGACTCTCCATTTAGAGAAACTTCAAACATCAAAGACGGAAGTAACGTGATGGCTGATATGGCTGTACAGTGCTATGCAGGAAACGCAGCTAGAGGAATGAGCCTTATCGCTCTTCACAACGGAGGCGGAGTTGGTATTGGTAAATCAATCAACGGAGGCTTTGGACTAGTACTAGACGGAAGCCATAGAGTTGATGAAATAATCAAATCAGCTATGCTTTGGGACGTAATGGGTGGAGTTGCTAGACGTTCATGGGCTAGAAATGAAAACTCAATCGAAACAAGTGCAAAATTCAATGAAAACTATGCTGGCTCAGGTCATATTACACTTCCATATGTGGCTGATGACAGCGCAGTAAAATCTGCTGTAGCAAAGATATTTGAAGGAAAATAATAAGTATATAAACCAAATAAATATTCCCCTTGCCTTAATTGGCAGGGGGTTTTTTAATTGTAAGCTCAGACTATGAGTTTTTTTGTTATTAGAAAAATATATAAATTCAAGTAGTTTTGGGTATGAATATTAAAGTTCCATGTTAATAATAAAAAAAGAGAAAGAGGGTGAGCAAAATAACCTTTATAAAAAATGTTTTTAGTCTTTTTATGGAAAGAAAAGAATTTTTCCTCACATTATTTATACAGCATATGTATCTAACATTTTTAGCTATATTAATAATCACAGTTATAGGTATTGCGGTTGGTATTTATATGACGAGAAATAAGGTTTTAGCAGGGTTTATTATGGGAACAGTGAATATAATATAC
This is a stretch of genomic DNA from Acetoanaerobium sticklandii. It encodes these proteins:
- a CDS encoding M20/M25/M40 family metallo-hydrolase; protein product: MVKIDFEEIEKDVLDILKRYIAIPSYTNTKSERLVEQFLMSYCKTQPYYQANPDYYGLYKIENDPHNRRVFWNMVKGTGNETIVFIHHSDIVEIDDYGRFKSDAFNPEPLIGKLRQIKETFDEEIKTDLDSGDYIFGRGTADMKGGGAIQLALMKQYAKAENFKGNIVLIVVPDEENLSAGMRGGVKLLSTLKEIYGFDYKLMINSEPHRREDEAKGAFYEGSIGKLMSFVYVRGVLAHAGNVLDGFNPVNLMSEIVRRTEINMELADSLDDEVTVPPTWLYMKDSKSFYDVSLPLSMYGCLSVLTLSNTPKDILLKLEKICTDSFENVLETMKKNYEVYSRYQTKPMNYKVKVKDFYGIYTEAKNLYGESFEMAYKEKFSKLKTGFASGELTMLDANFELVDFVIGYIPSEPTVVYGLMPPYYPHVSNKLFENTDPKITALNNLINEFTVANFGEQYNKVNFFPGISDLSYTNVINADETKKALKDAMPLFETLYDVPIEDIKEIAMPCVNIGPWGKDLHKLTERVYKVDLLNRTPRLIDHVLQNILG
- a CDS encoding CPBP family intramembrane glutamic endopeptidase; protein product: MKKIFSAGMFVLIYLAVYYVFQYTYIIVATTYYYVSDTKLQNLEVMDWLNNKLPSAIVFAAAISFLVYAWIVKASKKKDIFDYCKFNPISLPKTTALILAGLSLVSLNALVVVGISMLLPEAYEAHVENMMGLTSSGGLWMIFSVGLAAPFIEEVMFRGLITNELDRVMSYKWVLFIQALLFGLYHMNVAQGIYTFILAIFMGLTLHWTNSIWAPMIIHIANNLSSALMSEYIDASSDIVNIGFGIWIGLSLLFILPFTLKYLYKTRNEWTSEEY
- the hutH gene encoding histidine ammonia-lyase, yielding MQNIILTGNTLTLEDLVEVARHGATVELSEEARQNVITSRAIVEDIVAKDKVVYGITTGFGEFSKVKISQEDCAQLQENLIRSHACGYGPYFTTDIVRAIMLTRANALSKGYSGVRPQTLETLIAMLNKGVHPLVPEKGSLGASGDLAPLSHMVLPMLGLGEAEYQGVHMSGKEAMDKAGIPIIKLDAKEGLALINGTQVLTSTGALAVYDAIGLIKLSDITAALSVEALRGITDAYDPRIHVIRNQRGQMVTAKNMLKLLEGSTYATRQGELRVQDAYSLRCVPQVHGASKDTILYVKEKVELELNAVTDNPIVTREGDIISGGNFHGEPMAVVFDFLGIGAAEIGGISERRLERLINPQLNDLPAFLTKDGGLSSGFMITQYAAAALVSENKILAHPASVDSIPSSANQEDIVSMGTIAARTARDIIDNVKRVLTTELMAACQAIDFRANDGFVLGKGTQPAYDVIRRDVKFMERDNDIEMYKELDKITALIDSREILTAVEKAVELEY
- a CDS encoding urocanate hydratase; this encodes MMKNTEIAGAMTIKLDDFLPEMPKFEEGIRRAPDRGFRLTKEQTEVALKNALRYIPEKYHAQMIPEFLEELTTKGRIYGYRFRPEGRIYGKSINDYKGNCVEGKAFQVMIDNNLDFEIALYPYELVTYGETGSVCQNWMQYQLIKKYLEVMTQDQTLVIESGHPLGLFKSKPDAPRVIITNALMIGMFDNMKDWEIAEQMGVANYGQMTAGGWMYIGPQGIVHGTYNTLLNAGRLKLGLGKDANLEGKLFITSGLGGMSGAQGKACEIAKGVAIIAEVDESRIETRHSQGWVSKKSADLKEVFAWAKEAQESKTSISIAYHGNIVDVLKYAVDNNIHIDLLSDQTSCHNVYDGGYCPEGITFEERTRLLAQEPEKFRAMVESTLKHHYELIKTLTSRGVYFFDYGNAFMKSIYDAGVKEIAKNGIDEKDGFIWPSYVEDIMGPLLFDYGYGPFRWVCLTGDHEDLVKTDRAAMDCIDPNRRYQDLDNYNWIRDAEENKMVVGTQARILYQDAEGRVNIALKFNDMVRKGEVGPIMLGRDHHDVSGTDSPFRETSNIKDGSNVMADMAVQCYAGNAARGMSLIALHNGGGVGIGKSINGGFGLVLDGSHRVDEIIKSAMLWDVMGGVARRSWARNENSIETSAKFNENYAGSGHITLPYVADDSAVKSAVAKIFEGK